The following coding sequences lie in one Burkholderia cepacia genomic window:
- the cobT gene encoding nicotinate-nucleotide--dimethylbenzimidazole phosphoribosyltransferase: MTTPTHFPPAIAPLDDALRIRLQHVIDHKTKPPGSLGQLEALALQIGLIQHTERPVVQRPVTIVFAGDHGIAAEGVSPYPQAVTAQMVANFLAGGAAINAFSGVAQSTLEIVDAGVASPLPLSDRLVSLPVARGTRNFAAEPAMSRDEAMTALAAGAARVRLHASLGTNVIGFGEMGIANTSSAACLMSRLLDVPIDACVGRGTGLDDQGLAHKRAVLGRALVKHSHAIAPLDVLATFGGFEIAMMTGAYLAAASERMTILVDGFIATAALLVAERIAPGVRDYCVFSHTSHEAGHRRMLEHFGAKPLLALDLRLGEGTGAALALPLVRAAAAFLTEMASFESAGVDNRDA; this comes from the coding sequence ATGACGACTCCGACCCACTTCCCGCCCGCGATCGCGCCGCTCGACGACGCGCTGCGCATACGCCTGCAGCATGTGATCGACCACAAGACCAAGCCGCCCGGCAGCCTCGGCCAGCTCGAGGCGCTCGCGCTGCAGATCGGCCTGATCCAGCACACCGAGCGGCCGGTCGTGCAGCGCCCGGTGACGATCGTGTTCGCCGGCGATCACGGGATCGCGGCCGAGGGTGTCAGTCCTTATCCGCAGGCGGTGACCGCGCAGATGGTCGCGAACTTCCTGGCCGGCGGTGCGGCGATCAACGCGTTCTCGGGCGTCGCGCAGAGCACGCTGGAGATCGTCGATGCGGGCGTCGCGTCGCCGTTGCCGCTGTCCGACCGGCTGGTGTCGCTGCCGGTCGCGCGCGGCACGCGCAACTTCGCGGCGGAGCCGGCGATGTCGCGTGACGAGGCGATGACGGCGCTGGCCGCCGGTGCGGCGCGCGTGCGCCTCCATGCATCGCTCGGCACGAACGTGATCGGTTTCGGCGAGATGGGGATCGCGAATACGTCGTCGGCCGCGTGCCTGATGAGCCGTCTGCTCGACGTGCCGATCGACGCGTGCGTCGGGCGCGGCACGGGCCTCGACGACCAGGGCCTCGCGCACAAGCGCGCGGTGCTCGGCCGTGCGCTCGTCAAGCATTCGCACGCGATCGCGCCGCTCGACGTGCTCGCGACGTTCGGCGGCTTCGAGATCGCGATGATGACGGGCGCGTACCTCGCGGCCGCGAGCGAGCGGATGACGATCCTCGTCGACGGCTTCATTGCGACGGCCGCGCTGCTCGTCGCCGAGCGCATCGCGCCCGGCGTGCGCGACTACTGCGTGTTCTCGCATACGTCGCACGAGGCCGGGCACCGGCGCATGCTCGAGCATTTCGGCGCGAAGCCGCTGCTCGCGCTCGACCTGCGGCTCGGCGAAGGCACGGGTGCGGCGCTTGCGCTGCCGCTCGTGCGTGCGGCAGCGGCGTTCCTCACCGAGATGGCGAGCTTCGAATCCGCAGGCGTTGACAATCGTGACGCCTGA
- a CDS encoding ABC transporter ATP-binding protein: MTDAALDAGSDLRYAAVDLTLKAGARTLLGGFTQAFCPGEIWCVAGPNGAGKTTLLATLAGLQPPAGGQVEIDGRPLAAWRPEPLAQRRALMPQQLHDAFSATVFDTVLLNRFPYLGGWGWERDGDRAAAHDALATFDLTALASRDVLSLSGGERQRVALAATLCQDAPLMLLDEPLAHLDLHHQIDCLSALTAWLDAGPRTVLFSCHDLNLARRFATHALLLDGGGRAWAGPVHDVLTPERASDAFGYPLVLIRENGRDALLPAWPARQ, translated from the coding sequence ATGACGGATGCCGCACTGGACGCTGGCAGCGACCTGCGCTACGCGGCTGTCGACCTGACGCTGAAGGCCGGCGCGCGCACGTTGCTCGGCGGGTTCACGCAGGCCTTCTGCCCCGGCGAGATCTGGTGCGTCGCGGGGCCGAACGGCGCGGGCAAGACGACGCTGCTCGCGACGCTCGCGGGGCTGCAGCCGCCAGCCGGCGGACAGGTCGAGATCGACGGCCGGCCGCTTGCCGCGTGGCGCCCGGAACCACTCGCGCAGCGCCGCGCGCTGATGCCGCAGCAACTGCACGACGCGTTCAGCGCGACCGTATTCGACACGGTGCTGCTCAACCGCTTTCCGTATCTCGGTGGCTGGGGCTGGGAGCGCGACGGCGATCGCGCGGCCGCGCACGATGCACTTGCGACGTTCGACCTGACCGCGCTCGCATCGCGCGACGTGTTGTCGCTGTCGGGCGGCGAGCGGCAGCGGGTCGCCCTGGCCGCGACGCTGTGCCAGGATGCGCCGCTGATGCTGCTCGACGAACCGCTCGCGCATCTCGACCTGCATCACCAGATCGACTGCCTGAGCGCGCTGACCGCATGGCTCGATGCGGGCCCGCGCACGGTGCTGTTCTCGTGCCACGACCTGAATCTCGCGCGGCGTTTCGCGACGCATGCGCTGCTGCTCGACGGGGGCGGTCGCGCGTGGGCCGGCCCCGTGCACGACGTGCTGACGCCCGAACGCGCGAGCGACGCATTCGGCTATCCGCTCGTGCTGATCCGCGAGAATGGCCGCGATGCGCTGTTGCCGGCGTGGCCTGCGCGACAATGA